A window of Triplophysa dalaica isolate WHDGS20190420 chromosome 12, ASM1584641v1, whole genome shotgun sequence genomic DNA:
TGAGATGACATGatattcaaaaaatgtaacttGCGTATGGGCACTTCTCATCGGTTTAGATGATGAGACCAGCTAGACTAGCTTAACCAACAGAGACCAGCAAACTTAATATGGCTGTTTTAAGGTCATTATTTCCTCAATAAAAGTGTCATAAACTCTACACcggaaaaaaaatgtaactgaaaACTAAACTTCAAAACCTGCCTCAAATttgaaaggaaaataaaattgaCTTAACAGGTCActtgtatttaaataattttaaactattaaaatgataacattACTGATCGATTTCACCATGAATACGGCGCAAAAATATTCTAATTTAGGGGCACCAAAAAACATGTGGACAGgcaaacaaatacaatacaaatgacTTAATTATGTTAATACTAAACTTATATTAAGGATGTCTTACAGTTCCCCATattgtcatcattcattcatcctcatgtcatttaaaatgcacaaaagttcaaaaatctgatttgtttGTTAGACAATGCAATTCCGCTTTTACAAATGGAACTAACCAATATTGCATGTTCTCCGTTATGTTGCAAAAACCTGACCAAACCTCAACTGTTTGCTCTCTTTCAATCTTGAGAAACAGGACTTCAGGACTGTAACAGAAAGAGCTGTAACGATTCTTTCATGCTGTGCTGATGAAAGGGAATTTTACTTTACACTTGAACAGAAATGACACAGTAACAACACATGAAGAAAACGATAGCAAGTTCCTACtacaactttttattttcatgttcacGGAGATGTCAGTTAAAGAGATTCTGTCTCATTCGTCATCCCACGGGAATTTGATGTTACTGTCTTTCAGCTCCTCTTGAATTGCTGCTGTGAACTTGTCATCAAGTTCAGGGCTGAAGTGATTTTTCCAGTCTCCAGAGATACCTTAAAACATGCAGAACGTTTCAGTCagggaaaaaaaaaaagagtaaactAGAATAAATAAACTAGAAGTATACATTTCGACCAGTTGCTGTCAAACATGAATCAGTGTAAATCCATTTACCTTTTCTGAGAAAGGATGATTTCTTGCTATCCATGATCTCTTCCGGCACAAGAGAATAGTTTGAcatgttatttgttttcatatttttaaatgagcaGTGATTGACCACAGAATCCAAAGCCTCTGTGCTGAGCTGACGACCGAGGAAGTTCAACATCCGCTTCAGAACTCCACGAAGGTCCTGCCATTCCAAGAAAAACAACgtgaattttattttgaaaatattgtaCGTGGAATTGGTAGctgaatacataaaatatattttattttacctgAATCATTTCTTCATAGGTGACGTAGAGAATTCTTTCCCCAAGATCAGGGTTTCTCCAACTTTTCACATGGTCAGTCCACTTTCCAAAAAGCACTGGGCAATAAAGTTGTTTTACATTACAATATTTATGATGTCATTCTGCAtctatttttactgtaaaaatgacaataaaatagTTCCAACAATATTGTGTGTAAGTGGTTTTACCATTGGTAAGgggcaaataaaaacagatcttATAAAGACTGTCCACCCAAAtaggaaaattattttattgtttattcaccgtcacgtcattccaaacctgtatgactgtcttcTTCAGCGAAGAAGATAATGTTGGTAAGCGAAAAACATTGGCCCACACTGACTTCCAGTGCAAAGACACagaaccacggagacatttctcaaaacgtAATACAGGTATTGAACCAtgtgatggtgaataaatgaaagagtctttctttttgtgtaaactatgAATTGAACTGGGGGAAAACTGtccattttataaacattaaaagctttttaaagtCTAACCTTTTCCTGCCAGGAACTTGTCAGTGAATTCTTCAAATGTTCCAGGTTCATCGAGGAAACTGGCCATTTTATGAAAGTGGAAAGATGAAACTAACACATCTTTGGGATTGCGAGTAACATAGATTACCTGGTGAAAGACAAGatttcacataaaaacatgcaatgcaGGTATTCaaagaattttttatttcaatctattgtgtcATGCTACtaggtttttaaaaaaataaaatgtcaatacACATTACTATAACTacaaacagtttttatttacattgcaCCTTTTGCCCATATGTTAACAgagaaaagcatctgccaaatgaacaGGATGTACATGTATATCTGTTTGTCTTAAGCTGAACCAGCCCAAGATGTTTTTcaagcaaataaataatgcagTAAATACAGATGcctaaatacaaatataaaagatTAAACTAGGTAATTGATATTATACTTTAGTGATTAAGCTGTATTTAGCTGTATTAATGAACAGCAGGTGCCTATCCCACTTATAATTGAAAACAATTTAGCTCAGGATTGCTGACTGCAGATCTATTTTCCGTACCTTAGCCTTAGAGGTGAAGAATGAGGGGGGCATCAGTTGATAAGGCATGTGGGATACCATGGCTCGAGGTGAGGGGATCTTATCCATGACGAGGGGTGCTCGAGTCTCCTCCATCCATGGGACCCTGTCCCAGTTCGGGATGGTCTTCACAGCAGTCAGATCTCCTCCACGCAGGAGCGGAGGAAGAATTTCCTGCATCCATGTGgtacctgaaacacacaaagaaatacTGTTAATCTTTGTAGATATTACAAAAACCAACCACAGTTTTACTGCAGTAACCATATATCTGAAGTAAAACCAGTTACCACAAATGTGCAATGGCAACTACAGAAACTAGAGTTACCCCATATCCCACTTAGGCAACTACagtttatacaaaacaaaaaatgttcacTGCTGtaaaacaatgattttgctAATGGTAATCAATACACCAATAATCATGTTTACTACATTTTtcccacaatttttttttagattttgtaTGGAATTCAAAGTTAAACTACAGCAAGGCCaaacaaatattgaaaaaatccgcaaaaaacaacaacttgtgtttaatgtttttttttttactataccAAGTGCcatgaaaacaaaccaaagaaaaaacactttaccAGATTTAGGGTAGGTAATAGCAATCAGGTCATCATCATTTAGattaaatttctcaaaatattccAAACTTTTTTCGTTATGACTCTCCTTTGGAAACATTAGTCCATGATAATGAATATAATTGAAACTTCCCATAATTAACATAAATCAATACTTCAGCCAACTGGGCGTTTGATTTTGGTGATTGTGATCTCCAGACTCAAAATACCTCTATATATACATGTATCTACACGTCACTTATTCCCACGTGACACTGTGACGGTCTATGATGGTTTGGCGTCGTTTAACCGTCGCATACTTTGCGAAAGACAATTTTGTTTCGCAAACTGACAGACTTGCTTGCGCATACGCCGAAGATGACGTTAAGTAAAAGGACACATTGCATTCTGAGCATCAGGAGGAGAACCTCCCTATTCATTGTAATCTTACCAGATTTGGGATAGGTAACGCCGACGACATCGTCATCTTTGAATGTTAGATTCTCCATGTAGTCGAGGCTTTCCTGTGAATGAGTTTCCTTGGGCAAGATGAGACCGTGGTACAGCAGACTTAACTCGGCATCAGCCATAGTGACACAAGGACGTTTGTTCGCAGTGTCACGTCCGAATTCACTTGTGTTCGGATGGGCGGAGATACGGAGAGCATTAAACCTACAGGAGTCATATAGAGTGAGGAGTTCAGCGGAAAGGTTGTGTTGAGGTTACACAGAACACACTGCTAGGAAACCACACAAAAATaccaacattaaaaaataaatatgaaaaaagtcCAAAAAGAAGCGATAGAtataagacagacagacaaatcgAAATGAGgaaagaatgaataaaaaaaagaaaatagaaactGTGGGAAACCTAAAAAGTTGACTAACAGGAAAAACAGACTGACAGATGATCCATTTGGAGGCATTTAAAGAGTGcaggaagaaaaaaacaaaggttGATAGACAAAGAGATTTAGGCTATATAGAGGAAGATTAAAAAGACAGaataagaaaaaatgaaatacaagaACTGGGCAAAAGAAcagaagagagaagagaaaacaaaaagatgaatagacagacagatgtgaGAGAAATGAAGAAACACTTCAATTATGTTTTAGCATTTCAGGTGCAGAAGGAAAAATAAAAGACTGACAGACAGATAACTGTAAGAAGTATGTTTACACATGGTAAAGTGGTGGTATTTTGAGATGGTTCTTAAATTCtaatttatgaaaaaagttAGGAACGCTTTATATTCCCGAAAAAAACCTAACGGCGGCGTGTCAAAACCACACACGTGTAGTATGGTAATGGTTGGGCTAAATGACGTTTCCTGAACTGCTCTGTGGTTAGTTTTGTTAAAAGCTCTCGAATCGTCAGTAAACAGCGCTCACGTTGCGTGTGTatgcttgcctaaaatccaGGGAATGCACACTTGCAGATCTGACAGATTCTTCAGCCAAAGGACAAATTATTTGAGACTTTTCAACCGAAACTAATCGCAGAGTTCGCCCCtattcattagcaaaacaagcAGCTTGCCACAGCTGAACATAAtaacgcacataatgtattaacaacTACAGCTAAAGTCCAAGTGCACATTTGCCAGATAACATATTATAACATAGTTTAACACAtaggcgtaaatcccgggggggggacggaggggacatgtccccctctatccgagAGTTGTCcccccctcgatcaattaaattctttattgtcataaataaattgatgttaatctaatctaattgcgtaattagtagaaaatacaaaagcaaaaatgcgttttaaatttagaaactgttgagttccccctcccctgcctctcacaatggtttggcccaatgcctgctctccacgttcatatcacctgcgcattgcaaaacacattcaagtcagatatgcggctcagttcatcagtggttgttgaactccagtaagaagtctattttattcactttaaatgaagtgattctctttaatgtagttgatgctgattcattaataaattagttgtttcaGAAAATGCTGTTTAACGATGcattttccatgaatctgctatgttagcgatttaaacgttacttagctagttaacgttagcttgttacataggacttcacacactgacactaacacgccgaagccgtttcgctttcattattatattttaagcgaccttgcatgatgtgaacattaaccgcaacacttagccaccgatcccgccattcaggtcccgtgtcacacacagccgcgaacataccggttacagttttgtgacgttggcactatatctagcgtccacaaaaggtgctcAGCTTTCATTCAGATGGAGTggatcgttttctcagcatctattgtgtgcagtatgtgcgcggcggataaactaaacattcagtttactgaaactcgggcgattcatcatCGAGTataacacagaatttaagtttgtttcggtacacgaacatgaacaaagtttgttggcggagCCAGCTGAAAGTAACAAGCACTCAATGATGTCGATGTACGTttactttgtcaaacaatgttgcagtataaataaggataacattttaaaagtttaaaagtgtttaaaaagagactcaatgtcaacatgtagtatcatgggtagttcctgtcttcacaacaaagacaaaacatatatataaatggaaaaaagctttattgttcacAATTTcaattcagttataatatgactgcaagtctgcatgaaaaacctataaacctaatgcatattgttgctttgtgtcgtagtaagtacaattttgactgtgttatttgtgtccccttcaaaaattgctcttgagaaattttatatgtattgtccccccctacTATTAAAAGAGATTTCCGCCCATGGTTTAACaatggctttgaatgttctatttagctCGTGACTGACATggctcccttcgctatcatatgctaacgttatcgtcctatatatacacagtacatGTAcctcaattcagactgttgatacaTTTTACTTAGATCGGCAGTTTTGTctctcgatccctcttgaggaacaactttgaagctaatcctgcttgtactgtcccaggttgaaaaaaGGGTTAACCCACCGTGGGTGGAATTATGTAGATTAAAAGGGgcggtaatattataataagagcaGCGTCTACGTCATATcaggagcgaaatctgaacggctcgatttcttACATGCTTGCAGAGAAAGTCTtaccaaaacaaagttactgtgATCTTGTTTATAACCTTTTCTGGGTTGCAAGATGCACCGGGGACCTGATTACAGCACTTAAACACagcaaaaaatgctttcatctGATGGGTCCTTTAAGTCaaaatttttaagaaaatatttgagaacttAAGTAGGTAACTCACTGAAGAAGGCATGAGCCAAAACGTCTGCGTTATCTTGCCTCCCATCAtggaataaaaataattaatataatacttCTTTCTGAGTGCGAATCACTGTATATAAAGAGTATGTTTTGAAGATTAACCCACCAGTATAACCAAGGAAATACAAGAGGGCGGTTAAAGTTACTAGGAATTTAACTTAAGTAGGAACATTCTTATGaacttcctataatttatcttaagaaCAATCATATGTTTTGACTCAAGAACTCGTTCATGAATCTGGCCCCAGgtacttaaaggggtcatatagctgaaatacgtgtttttctgtgtctttgttgtgttataagttgcccatgcatgtattagacacgtaaaattgcaaaaaagtaAGTATCttaacaaaagatgcattctatctataGCGAATGCGaatccagacctgcctgaaacgcctcgtgtaaccacaccccctcgcatgtacgtcactttgtggtatgatttgactaagaccgcccaaatgtatacgcaagtaaggtgagtggtcttgtaaatctcattgtaccgtcgcaGCCAGATGTTCCgcatatggtaagaggcgttacatttccgtgcagtattcgaccaatcactacgcactagtgacatggccaatcatagcacacctcgcttttcagatcGAAGAGCTTTGTAAAATTTCAGAATttcggagcaaagaggagacacaaacatacacggtatgtggaaaatacagcgttttttaaccttaaatcatgtatacacattgtattacatctaaatgTACCCCTTTAAGTCAAAGTGTCATCATTTAAGTTGTGAGTTAAAAACGTGCATGCGAGATTCATGTAGTAGTTGTGTTGATTCTGCTCTTTCTGTATTAGATGTATGGCGAGTCAGCAGTCTCACAAAAGCCTTTTCACAAGACCGGTAATGCTAGACATGTGAGAGAGTGACCTGAAGCCAAGAGTGAAACTCCAGTGGGATTTGATCGGTCTTTTCAAAGCAGTTTTTATCCCACAGAGGAAAATGGATGCAAACGGCTACCCAAACAACATGAGGGCAAGCAAATGATAAACAGTGTCAACAACTGCACTATTCACATTGAGGTATACACACTCTTATTTCTCCCTCTAAAAAGTTAAATCCCAAATAAACAATTACAAATGATCACACACGATGtccttgaaaaaaaatgattcaaaagATTTATTCAGAGGACATAGAAAAATCCAAACGCACATCATAAAAGATCACAGCAAATGATGTTCgaattttcaggtgaactgtccatttaagaTGGTCAACAGCTGTTTAAACTATGAATGCACACCAAATGTGTTTACAAATTGAGTTTAAGATCTCAACTGGAACTCAGCAGGTTAGAGGGGGGGCGGTGGTTTTCCAGGTGACAATGTtattgaaataaacaataataaaacactaGAATTGTTAGTTTATAAATGGTCTCCCGATGCAAAGCTTGCTAATCAGAATGAATATTATTACTTTTATCAGCTTTTTCCAAAACAGCTACATTACCAAATTCGTTTCAAGTAGAACAGTCAGTTTTATTGTAATAAGAATACTAACGGAAAAGAAACACTTTTTGGAGTGTTTATAATTCTACAAAAAACCtgattataaaaacatgtctgatgatcacaatttctttttaattatttgtcaaTTATAAACAACCTGAATCATTAAAGAAATTGCatacccaaaaattaaaatcctgTCTTAAATCTTCTCAACATCAAGTTGAAGTGTCTAATACTCAAATGCAATATTCAAAGTGTTTTGACCGTATGACAACTATGTCAGAGGAACAACGTATGGATGTTGAAACGTATGGAAAGCATCAGGGTTCTTTCATAATCAACCACGATTAGTAAAATAGGCAGAAGTGCTATTATGGAGGGCAggatttcaaataaacaaatcctGTTTCTCAAACACATCTATTGTAAGACTTCAGAACAAATGATATACAGTCATATGGATTACTCTAATGGCGCTATGTCGTTGTCATTAATTATCTGCTTAAGAGTAAAATGAATCAACATTCATATGCATTCCACAGAAAAACTAAAGTTATATAGGTTTCTTTATATAAGTTAATAAGGGCTAGAAAATAAAGACACAATgttaatttttggttgaactattcctttaacagtTATACTTTCACAGTCTTCTGATAGCAGTTTTCAAAAGTGAACCGAATTGGTTGTAGGAATGTGGATTTGCTAATTAAATACTTGAAAATGCCCCGTGTGTGTGGTGGCACCCAACAGAAGACAAAGGGTTTAGTTACTGTGAACAAGTGTGACAAACAGGAAGAGTGAGCAAAGGGAGATGGCACCGGTGAGGACAGATTTTACCAGAAGGGCCGTCCAGCTACCCAGAATGAAAATGTGAACAAACAATCTGtagaagagaaaaagagaaaaacatagaATTAAACATGTACAAGGAGCATTACTAGACTTTTACAGAGTGAATATGTTGCCAAAATTGCAacaatgttttactgtgttAGTATAATCACTAAAAggaaacaatacatttatgaaGCAACAGTGCCATCTAGTAGAAAAACAAACTAATTGCATAAGCTCAACAAATGCACCAGATTTAGATTTTGTTTACGATTTATATAAAAGGTATACTTATCTAATATAAATActggttttaataaaaagattatATAACTGCTTACGTTTTAGAGCTGCATCTTagtaatatttaagaataaagaAACTGTGAATATTGAGAACCACACCTACAACCTCACCACAACTCCTAATGAAAACAGCATCAAAATCAGttctaaaatatataatcaaGATAAACAATACTCACTCCATTAAAAAGCCCTTATAAACACACAGCCCCAGCAGGATGGTGACAGGAGGCCGGAAGCTTTTCGGAAGGTCGTATCGGGTGAACATCCACACAACTGCTGCCATTGCAATATAATGCACCTGATATGATGacacacagaaagaaatgacaaattaaGACACAACGGCTGAAGTACAAATGACAAATGCTTATGACCTCATGATGCATAAATACATGGAGtacataaaatgaaatttaaaacaaatatcctATAAACAATAACATAATCCATGTTAGTCAATTTCTAATATTGAGACAGTAAAAGCACAAATTTTTCAAAAACTTTAATATAATATGAGCAAATATCATTACCAGACTGATGTTGGAATCCAAACTCATTTGAATATATTTCCAGTCAAACTCAACGCCACGTGCTCCAACCCATAAAGGTATACATCTGTTAAAAAGTGTCAGAGACCAAGAAAGATTTATATACACATTCATCTGAATTGATTACCAAATTCACATAAAACATCcattgaagatatttggaggtcCACAATGCGTTTTGAAAGCAGGGTTGTGtgacattaaaaactaaatgaaaatgttttgttttttaaattgcaaTAAAATCTCTGGATTTGTATTGAGGTGCAGAAGGAAAAAGATTTAAATGCTGTATAGATTTAAACTTCCATACAAATCTCAGGCTGCTATGATTGTAATGAATACCTTGACATAACAAGCTCTGCAGTAGCCCAGCCCATGGCTGCCACCATGATCTTATATTCTCCTTTCCCTGCATTCCTGGACATGACCAGATGAAGACCTAGGAGGTCAGCCATGTCCACTGTGGCCTTCATGAACTCCTATTAATGTTTATAGATAACATATACACAATCAAATTATTATGTGCATCTGTAGACATCTGAATTAAAAATCACTgcagaaattaaacatttacaatttctTGTTATGCATTTGCAAAAGGCAAATGTCTATATTTTTCCATTCAGCTCAGAGACCACGTACCCCAACAAAATCATACACGCCAGCTCCTCCTTCCCAGGTGGGGAAAAAAGTGGCAAGGAACAGCATCTAAAAAGTGATATCACAGATCTTCAGAATGTCCTGACAGTGTCTCTAAGACTGGCACACAAATGGTGTCTGTTATGTCTGAGTGAGGTATCACAGGGCTCACTTACCTTGCACAGCTGTACAAAGAGGTAGGTAGCACCTGCTTGGACACATCTCCAAAATGCATTGTATTCTGATCTGTCAAAATCAAGACATCATAGAGATGATTTGGTGAAAATAGTCCCTCATTTAGCTCTCTTCTTAACAGCAGAGAACTGTTTGAAGAGTGTAAAATAATGGGTAATTGATGGTTGTATATAGTGAAAGAATCACAATGCACAACGACCACAAAAACCCTATGTAAGgactgtaaaaatattacatatgaTTAAATAAGCTATTTATAAATTACCCAACATTAGTTtgacatatttaatatacactGACCAAATTACTAACCATCACAGTATATGTATTCTATGCAATTCAATAACACTAGTTGGATATTTCcagtaaaagtacaaaacatgaaaacattttacttttatattatttttgcctGGCGGATCCACAAAATACTTACAGTCCACTACACTTGTATGTGATGAAATAAGGGAAATAAGCCAACGAAAAACAGTTTCCGAAATGAAAAAGCGTCATGGTGGATTTTTCAGTCTTGATTTTCTTCCCCTGACCCTGTTAAACGAATAAACACAATCTGCATGAGTCAATTGAATACTACCTAGGAAACCAGCAATACTAAGAATCGCAACTATGTCTGTGATTTAAAGCATTAAGTAGCATAGAGTAACATTACACTTGTAACGTTATATCTGttattttgatcatttattcagtTAGTGTAGATATCAGCATGCATGAGACAGACAGGCGTCAGATAGCTTGCTTACAAACAGCAAACACATGCATAATcaatttataatataacatcaaataaaaatgtatttgtttaaataagttatttaattCTCCTGCGATGAAGAAACCAAAAAACGACTGTTTTCTTACCAAACAACTACGGTTTTAGAATGACAGGCTCAGGTCAAATAATCCTTCGGCGCATCACTATTAAAGGTCCGGGCGGACGCGTCCTCTGTTAAACTACAGTTCCGCTCTCACTCTGAACAACAAAATGAGCTCGGATAAGCAATAGCATCTGTAgggtcttcttcttcttcttcttttgtttcaatGGCCGTTCACTCTTTAGGAGTattaccgccacctactgtataTCTTGCACACATGGGTGATGAATctgttttgctaaaaaaaagaaCCTTGTAATGCCCCATCCATCTCAGAGGACCAGAGCCCAAGCTTCAGCTGGCGCTGCGTGTTCAGCTCCTCCAGTTTCTGCACTGGTCTCCTCAACCTCTTAGATGGGCAGAAGCATCATGACCCTCATCCTCATACATTAAACCCTGTGGTCTAGTCCTGTAAGCTCTAAAAAGGTTAAAACTGCCTTAAATACCTGATTATCATTCAAACCCTTTCCCAAAAGGTCCAAAACGCTCACTGGCCTGTTACTTATATTGCTAAAAAGATTGTTACGCGGATCATCATATTTACTACATTGAAAGAGCACATGCTCTACTGTTTCAGAAACgtcacattcatcacacatACCATGTCCATGCTTCCCCGTTAATGCGTGTGTTGAGTTTAGTCCTGTATGTCCCATCCTTAATCTAGAAATCATTACtgattttacaatattataataCCACCTTCCTTTGCTGCGATTTTCCCATCTTTGTTGCcatattcttattattttcCTGTTAATTACTGATTTTATCTCACTCCTTCCCAGAGGTACCTTAACACCCACCAAGTTCTCCTTTAATGCTTTTTTCCCTAATTTATCCGCTGTTTCATTCCCTACTATCCTACTATACAATTATACCCTCTGCTTTCAGTCTGTACAGTAATTTATAGATTTCTACTAGCAGGTCTTCTCTATCAGATTTTGTCGACTTTATACTTTTAAGAGCTGATAGAGAGTCTGAATAATTTACAATCCTATTTGGCTTTATCTATTCAACCCATTTCAATCCtattattattacagttaattctgtaaaaaatacagacaaTTTGTCACTTAACCTTAAACTTATTTCCGTCTTAAATCTTGGAATATACACTCCTATGCCCACTTTTTGTTCAGTTGGATCTTTAGATCAATCTGTGTAAATCTGCACAAAAGAATAAAACTGTTCTCTCATATAAGCATTGATTTCATAACTATTACTATATCTTCCTTCTGCTTTTTCCCGGGCCTCCAATAATCTCCATCCATTGTAGAGTTGatgacaatatttatttttcttcaaaaaataaTTCAACCTTCTAACTACCATTTTCTCCATTACCTTGCATAATGTAGATGTAAGAGCTATTGCCATATAACTATTAGGTTTTGTTGCATCTTTACCTGGTTTCAATACTGGTATAACTATGGCACATTTCCAGTCTTCGGGTAAGCTGCCTTCGTTCCATATATGATTATGTAAATCCTATGATTCTTTAATGGCTACCTCtggtaatttttttaacatgctATAACTGATCATGTCTCCTCCTGGCGTTGTATTCTTTGAATTGTTAATGGCTATTTTTAGCTCAAAAGAGTTAAAATCCTCATCCATATTACTATCTACTCCTTGTT
This region includes:
- the tmem147 gene encoding BOS complex subunit TMEM147, yielding MTLFHFGNCFSLAYFPYFITYKCSGLSEYNAFWRCVQAGATYLFVQLCKMLFLATFFPTWEGGAGVYDFVGEFMKATVDMADLLGLHLVMSRNAGKGEYKIMVAAMGWATAELVMSRCIPLWVGARGVEFDWKYIQMSLDSNISLVHYIAMAAVVWMFTRYDLPKSFRPPVTILLGLCVYKGFLMELFVHIFILGSWTALLVKSVLTGAISLCSLFLFVTLVHSN
- the sult2st3 gene encoding sulfotransferase family 2, cytosolic sulfotransferase 3 isoform X1 — encoded protein: MLIMGSFNYIHYHGLMFPKESHNEKSLEYFEKFNLNDDDLIAITYPKSGTTWMQEILPPLLRGGDLTAVKTIPNWDRVPWMEETRAPLVMDKIPSPRAMVSHMPYQLMPPSFFTSKAKVIYVTRNPKDVLVSSFHFHKMASFLDEPGTFEEFTDKFLAGKVLFGKWTDHVKSWRNPDLGERILYVTYEEMIQDLRGVLKRMLNFLGRQLSTEALDSVVNHCSFKNMKTNNMSNYSLVPEEIMDSKKSSFLRKGISGDWKNHFSPELDDKFTAAIQEELKDSNIKFPWDDE
- the sult2st3 gene encoding sulfotransferase family 2, cytosolic sulfotransferase 3 isoform X2, translating into MADAELSLLYHGLILPKETHSQESLDYMENLTFKDDDVVGVTYPKSGTTWMQEILPPLLRGGDLTAVKTIPNWDRVPWMEETRAPLVMDKIPSPRAMVSHMPYQLMPPSFFTSKAKVIYVTRNPKDVLVSSFHFHKMASFLDEPGTFEEFTDKFLAGKVLFGKWTDHVKSWRNPDLGERILYVTYEEMIQDLRGVLKRMLNFLGRQLSTEALDSVVNHCSFKNMKTNNMSNYSLVPEEIMDSKKSSFLRKGISGDWKNHFSPELDDKFTAAIQEELKDSNIKFPWDDE